A single genomic interval of Streptomyces sp. BA2 harbors:
- a CDS encoding M23 family metallopeptidase, with the protein MRLSHRRTHHPLVAVTVLLCALLCPMPADASEERGDGSGDGSGDGPGDGPGASAEVARLYEEASAATARYEEGRQAAEVQRAKVRKLDRLLTKKRHAVDVLHADLGRMASAQYRSGGGLSQTAQLLLAESPEELVRGQRLMRQADLAVTHTVGKTQRAAARLADAKRTADRAKRALDRRHDHLAELKHGIESKLESAQWTLQGEADRSVAAGQCRGAVRLDQPETDSTRAWTTPVETYELSAGFDSAGGRWSHRHTGQDFAVGIGAPVRAVGAGRVVSVSCGGAFGIEVVVEHEGGYYTQYAHLAAVAVDQGERVDPGQWVGQAGTTGNSTGPHLHFEVRLTPHLGSGVDPAEWLDERGVRL; encoded by the coding sequence ATGCGCTTGAGCCACCGCCGTACCCACCACCCGCTCGTCGCCGTGACGGTACTGCTGTGCGCGCTCCTGTGCCCCATGCCCGCCGACGCCTCCGAGGAACGGGGCGATGGATCGGGAGACGGATCGGGCGACGGACCGGGCGACGGACCGGGCGCGAGCGCCGAAGTGGCACGCCTCTACGAGGAGGCTTCCGCGGCGACCGCACGCTACGAAGAGGGCCGACAAGCGGCCGAGGTGCAGCGCGCGAAGGTCCGGAAACTGGACCGACTCCTTACGAAGAAGCGGCACGCGGTCGACGTGCTGCACGCGGACCTCGGCCGGATGGCCAGCGCCCAGTACCGCAGCGGCGGTGGCCTTTCCCAGACCGCCCAACTCCTGCTCGCCGAAAGCCCCGAAGAGCTGGTGCGTGGTCAGCGGTTGATGCGGCAGGCGGATCTCGCCGTCACCCACACCGTCGGCAAGACCCAGCGTGCCGCCGCCAGGCTCGCGGACGCCAAGCGCACCGCGGACCGTGCCAAACGCGCCCTGGACCGCCGCCACGACCACCTCGCGGAGCTGAAGCACGGGATCGAGAGCAAGCTGGAATCGGCGCAGTGGACCTTGCAGGGCGAGGCCGACCGGTCGGTCGCCGCCGGGCAGTGCAGAGGCGCCGTACGCCTGGATCAGCCGGAAACGGACTCCACGCGCGCGTGGACGACGCCCGTGGAGACGTACGAACTGTCGGCGGGCTTCGACAGTGCCGGTGGCCGCTGGTCGCACCGGCACACGGGGCAGGACTTCGCGGTCGGCATCGGGGCGCCGGTGCGGGCGGTCGGCGCGGGCCGGGTGGTGTCCGTGTCGTGCGGGGGCGCCTTCGGCATCGAGGTCGTGGTGGAGCACGAGGGCGGCTACTACACGCAGTACGCGCACCTGGCCGCCGTCGCCGTCGACCAGGGCGAACGGGTGGACCCCGGGCAGTGGGTCGGGCAGGCGGGCACCACCGGCAACTCGACGGGGCCGCACCTGCACTTCGAGGTGCGGCTCACGCCGCATCTGGGGTCCGGCGTGGACCCCGCCGAGTGGCTGGACGAGCGGGGAGTGCGGCTCTAG
- a CDS encoding GAF domain-containing sensor histidine kinase, with amino-acid sequence MSAPSASAASEQPDGTSDPVEAAKKATRGLQGLSPELTARVPQLLEAMRSVGAGLELHTTLDRICETAAELADAHYAAIGVVSEDGKGLSDFVYTGIDEKTAERIGRLPDGHKGLLGALIHQPETLRLADLSADPRSCGFPAHHPPMRTFLGVPIRVQGEIFGNLYLTEKRGGADFNEYDVHMVRVLATEAGIAIGNARLYEAAMQRERWIDGSVAVTTALLSGSDAEEALAVVAEQARHLADSAAGIVLLPDDEGGMEIVAVSSDEPSGILGVVVPPESRIITDLLAGDSVFLDDAATDPRVMTDLARGYGPVMMLPLQSDGRVMGTLVTPRARGARPFSETERTLATQFASQAALALMMAEAQRDRERLAVYEDRDRIARDLHDLVIQRLFATGMMLESAQRRSVVPEVQTGVGKAVDELDVTIQEIRTAIFALQQGPAEAPSGLRTRVLREINMAAVPLGFKPTHHFVGPVDTVVGELTGKNLIAALREALSNAFRHARADRIDVVVDATVILPDGQQGVRLTVSDDGVGIAEGGRRSGLKNLKRRAESLGGDSWYGSGIGEDGGGTAVVWQAPY; translated from the coding sequence ATGTCAGCCCCCTCGGCCTCCGCCGCTTCTGAGCAACCCGATGGCACATCGGACCCGGTCGAGGCGGCAAAGAAGGCGACCCGCGGCCTTCAGGGGCTCTCCCCCGAGCTCACCGCGCGCGTGCCGCAGCTCCTGGAGGCGATGCGCTCCGTGGGCGCCGGGCTCGAACTGCACACCACGCTCGACCGCATCTGCGAGACGGCGGCCGAGCTCGCGGACGCCCACTACGCGGCGATCGGCGTCGTCTCCGAAGACGGCAAGGGGCTCTCCGACTTCGTCTACACCGGCATCGACGAGAAGACCGCCGAGCGCATCGGGCGCCTGCCCGACGGACACAAGGGGCTGCTCGGCGCCCTCATCCACCAGCCGGAGACGCTGCGCCTCGCGGACCTCTCGGCCGACCCGCGCTCGTGCGGCTTCCCGGCCCACCACCCGCCGATGCGGACCTTCCTCGGCGTCCCCATCCGCGTCCAGGGCGAGATCTTCGGCAACCTCTACCTGACCGAGAAGCGGGGCGGCGCCGACTTCAACGAGTACGACGTGCACATGGTCCGCGTGCTCGCGACGGAGGCGGGCATCGCCATCGGCAACGCCCGCCTCTACGAAGCCGCCATGCAGCGCGAGCGCTGGATCGACGGTTCCGTGGCGGTCACCACGGCGCTGCTCTCGGGGAGCGATGCGGAGGAGGCGCTCGCCGTCGTCGCCGAACAGGCCCGCCATCTCGCCGACTCGGCCGCGGGGATCGTGCTCCTGCCCGACGACGAGGGCGGCATGGAGATCGTCGCCGTCTCCTCGGACGAACCCTCCGGGATTCTCGGCGTGGTCGTCCCCCCGGAGAGCCGGATCATCACCGATCTGCTCGCCGGTGACTCCGTGTTCCTCGACGACGCGGCCACGGACCCGCGCGTCATGACCGACCTCGCCCGCGGCTACGGCCCCGTCATGATGCTGCCGCTGCAGAGCGACGGCCGCGTCATGGGGACGCTCGTCACGCCACGCGCGCGTGGCGCTCGGCCGTTCAGCGAGACCGAGCGGACCCTCGCCACCCAGTTCGCCTCGCAGGCCGCCCTCGCGCTGATGATGGCCGAGGCGCAGCGCGACCGAGAACGGCTCGCGGTGTACGAGGACCGCGACCGGATCGCGCGGGACCTGCACGACCTCGTGATCCAGCGCCTGTTCGCCACCGGGATGATGCTGGAGAGCGCCCAGCGCAGGTCCGTCGTGCCCGAGGTGCAGACGGGGGTGGGCAAGGCCGTCGACGAGCTCGACGTGACGATCCAGGAGATCCGTACGGCGATCTTCGCCTTGCAGCAGGGACCGGCCGAGGCTCCTTCGGGGCTGCGTACGCGGGTCCTTCGCGAGATCAACATGGCCGCGGTGCCGCTCGGCTTCAAGCCCACGCACCACTTCGTCGGGCCCGTCGACACCGTGGTCGGCGAGCTCACCGGCAAGAACCTCATCGCGGCTCTGCGCGAGGCGCTGTCCAACGCGTTCCGGCATGCGCGGGCCGACCGCATCGACGTCGTCGTCGACGCGACGGTGATCCTGCCCGACGGTCAGCAGGGCGTACGCCTGACGGTCTCGGACGACGGAGTAGGCATCGCGGAGGGCGGCCGGCGCAGCGGCCTGAAGAACCTCAAGAGGCGTGCGGAGTCGCTCGGCGGGGACAGTTGGTACGGGTCCGGCATCGGGGAGGACGGGGGCGGTACGGCGGTGGTGTGGCAGGCGCCCTACTAG